A window of the Streptomyces sp. NBC_00454 genome harbors these coding sequences:
- a CDS encoding alpha-ketoacid dehydrogenase subunit beta, whose protein sequence is MAVQKLTIAKALNDSLRKALETDPKVLIMGEDVGKLGGVFRITDGLQKDFGEERVIDTPLAESGIVGTAIGLALRGYRPVVEIQFDGFVFPAYDQIVTQLAKMHARSLGTIKMPVVIRIPYAGGIGAVEHHSESPETLFAHVPGLKVVSPSNASDAYWMLQQAILSDDPVIFFEPKRRYWDKGEVDFEAIPDSLHGSRVARAGTDLTLAAYGPMVKVCLEAAAAAAEEGKSVEVVDLRSMSPIDFDGLQASVERTRRLVVVHEAPVFLGVGSEIAARITERCFYHLEAPVLRVGGYHAPYPPARLEDEYLPGLDRVLDAVDRSLAY, encoded by the coding sequence ATGGCCGTACAGAAGCTGACCATCGCCAAGGCGCTCAACGACTCGCTGCGCAAGGCCCTGGAGACGGACCCGAAGGTCCTGATCATGGGTGAGGACGTCGGCAAGCTCGGCGGCGTCTTCCGGATCACCGACGGACTGCAGAAGGACTTCGGCGAGGAGCGGGTCATCGACACCCCGCTCGCGGAGTCGGGCATCGTCGGCACCGCGATCGGACTGGCCCTGCGCGGGTACCGGCCGGTCGTGGAGATCCAGTTCGACGGTTTCGTGTTCCCCGCCTACGACCAGATCGTCACGCAGCTCGCGAAGATGCACGCGCGCTCGCTCGGCACGATCAAGATGCCGGTCGTCATCCGCATTCCCTACGCGGGCGGCATCGGCGCGGTCGAGCACCACTCGGAGTCCCCGGAGACGCTGTTCGCGCACGTCCCGGGCCTCAAGGTGGTCTCGCCGTCCAACGCGAGCGACGCCTACTGGATGCTCCAGCAGGCCATCCTCAGCGACGACCCGGTGATCTTCTTCGAGCCGAAGCGCCGCTACTGGGACAAGGGCGAGGTCGACTTCGAGGCGATCCCCGACTCCCTGCACGGCTCCCGGGTGGCCCGCGCGGGCACCGATCTGACCCTGGCGGCCTACGGGCCGATGGTGAAGGTCTGCCTGGAAGCTGCGGCCGCGGCGGCCGAGGAGGGGAAGTCGGTGGAGGTCGTGGACCTGCGCTCGATGTCCCCGATCGACTTCGACGGTCTGCAGGCCTCGGTGGAGCGCACCCGCCGGCTGGTGGTCGTGCACGAGGCCCCGGTCTTCCTCGGTGTGGGTTCGGAGATCGCCGCTCGCATCACGGAGCGGTGCTTCTACCACCTGGAGGCGCCCGTGCTGCGCGTGGGCGGCTACCACGCCCCGTATCCGCCGGCCCGCCTGGAGGACGAGTACCTGCCGGGCCTGGACAGGGTGCTCGACGCAGTCGACCGCTCGCTGGCGTACTGA
- a CDS encoding dihydrolipoamide acetyltransferase family protein, which yields MPDVGEGLTEAEILKWFVQPGDTVTDGQVVCEVETAKAAVELPIPFDGVVHALLFEEGVTVDVGQVIISVQTAEADEAPVAPAVAAPVVAEAAPEAPPARQAVLVGYGVSTASTKRRPRKAAPEPAVAAQNGTAAAQTTRAQAAPARPAAVVVPAQNGTAASGAKALAKPPVRKLAKDLGIDLAAVVPTGDGGIVTREDVHAAAAAAIAPQAVAPAPVAPAEVLAPASAPVQAPAEALAEGPARETRIPVKGVRKVTAQAMVGSAFTAPHVTEFITFDVTRTMKLVQELKEDPDLAGLRINPLLLIAKAVLVAIRRNPEVNASWDEAAQEIVLKHYVNLGIAAATPRGLIVPNIKDAHAKTLPELSGALSSLVATAREGKTSPADMQNGTITITNVGVFGVDTGTPILNPGESAILAVGAIKLQPWVHKGKVKARQVTTLALSFDHRLIDGELGSRFLADIAAVLEHPRRLITWS from the coding sequence ATGCCCGATGTGGGCGAGGGCCTCACCGAGGCCGAGATCCTCAAGTGGTTTGTCCAGCCCGGTGACACCGTCACCGACGGCCAGGTCGTCTGCGAGGTCGAAACGGCCAAGGCCGCCGTCGAGCTGCCGATCCCCTTCGACGGGGTCGTGCACGCGCTCCTCTTCGAGGAGGGCGTGACGGTCGACGTCGGCCAGGTCATCATTTCGGTCCAGACCGCAGAGGCGGACGAGGCTCCGGTCGCTCCCGCCGTCGCGGCCCCGGTGGTCGCCGAGGCGGCTCCCGAGGCCCCGCCGGCCCGCCAGGCCGTCCTGGTCGGCTACGGGGTCTCCACGGCCTCTACGAAGCGTCGCCCGCGCAAGGCGGCGCCGGAGCCGGCCGTGGCCGCGCAGAACGGCACGGCCGCCGCCCAGACGACCCGTGCCCAGGCGGCCCCGGCCCGGCCGGCGGCCGTGGTGGTCCCCGCGCAGAACGGCACCGCCGCCTCCGGGGCCAAGGCACTGGCGAAGCCGCCCGTGCGCAAGCTGGCCAAGGACCTGGGCATCGACCTGGCGGCCGTGGTCCCGACCGGCGACGGCGGGATCGTGACCCGCGAGGACGTCCACGCGGCGGCAGCGGCGGCCATCGCTCCGCAGGCGGTCGCTCCGGCCCCGGTGGCTCCGGCCGAGGTGCTCGCCCCGGCGTCGGCCCCCGTCCAGGCCCCGGCCGAGGCACTCGCCGAGGGACCCGCGCGGGAGACCCGTATCCCGGTCAAGGGCGTCCGCAAGGTCACCGCCCAGGCGATGGTGGGGTCGGCGTTCACCGCTCCGCACGTCACCGAGTTCATCACCTTCGACGTGACCCGCACCATGAAGCTGGTCCAGGAGCTCAAGGAGGACCCGGACCTCGCGGGGCTCCGGATCAACCCGCTGCTCCTGATCGCCAAGGCCGTCCTGGTGGCCATCCGCCGCAATCCCGAGGTCAATGCATCGTGGGACGAGGCGGCCCAGGAGATCGTGCTCAAGCACTACGTCAACCTGGGCATCGCCGCGGCCACCCCGCGCGGCCTGATCGTCCCGAACATCAAGGACGCGCACGCCAAGACGCTGCCCGAGCTGTCCGGGGCGCTGTCCTCGCTGGTCGCCACGGCCCGTGAGGGCAAGACCTCCCCGGCGGACATGCAGAACGGCACGATCACCATCACCAACGTCGGCGTCTTCGGCGTCGACACGGGCACGCCCATCCTCAACCCGGGCGAGTCCGCGATCCTGGCGGTCGGAGCGATCAAGCTCCAGCCGTGGGTGCACAAGGGCAAGGTCAAGGCCCGTCAGGTCACCACCCTGGCGCTGTCCTTCGACCACCGCCTGATCGACGGCGAACTCGGCTCCCGCTTCCTCGCGGACATCGCCGCCGTGCTCGAACACCCCCGCCGCCTGATCACCTGGTCCTGA